The genomic window CGGGCCGCCGGGCCACCCGCCCGGTGGCCCGTCACTTCTGGTTGGTGAACAGCTCGCACGTCATGTTGTAGTAGCGGTCCGTCTGTCCGACGTGGCTCATGCCGAGCCGTCGGCACACCGCCTGTGAGGCTGTGTTCTCCGGCCAGGTGACCGCGAACACCGGCGAGATCCCGGACCGGGCCGCGTACGCCATCACCGCGTTCGCCGCTTCGGTGGCATAACCCTTACCCCACGCGTTCGGGTGCAGATGCCAGCCGATCTCGGTCTCCTCAGCGGGTGTCAGCTCCTCGCCGGAGGCCATCAGCGGCACGAGCAGGGCGGTGCCGAGCAGATGACCGGTCGCCCGGTCCTGGATCGCCCAGATGGTGTGCACGTCGTCCTGCCGGTTCCGCCAACGGGTGAGGGTCGCGACCGCGTCGTCGGGGCCGTCCAGAACCCTTGGTGCCGCACCGAGATAACGCGACA from Actinoplanes derwentensis includes these protein-coding regions:
- a CDS encoding GNAT family N-acetyltransferase, with the protein product MRSLISPRLLLREWEEKDVDFLLDMYSRWEVSRYLGAAPRVLDGPDDAVATLTRWRNRQDDVHTIWAIQDRATGHLLGTALLVPLMASGEELTPAEETEIGWHLHPNAWGKGYATEAANAVMAYAARSGISPVFAVTWPENTASQAVCRRLGMSHVGQTDRYYNMTCELFTNQK